A single region of the Candidatus Parcubacteria bacterium genome encodes:
- a CDS encoding ATP-binding cassette domain-containing protein has protein sequence MPILLAAKELVVELQHKTLFKELSVSIARGDRIGLVGKNGEGKSTLLKILAGELEPTSGRVVSSARVHYLPQLDLTLFERADTVADLVASRNAELSLVQAALRRLFYLSISPEREVRTLSGGELAKLLIAIGDADNPDLLLLDEPTNHLDVEGLEVLKRYLLKFQGAFVVVSHDPFFLDHAIASLWEIEDGCLTRYGGNYSYYQEQRRLADEARGRDLEAATKSLNKARRAIEVRETRVARATRASRRAKSEPSRDKFAEGFFQGKAEEGAGRLKKRQEKALAEKQEKISNLTKKKVRKVHLDLETESDLSKRMLVNVSGGVLSVADTPLLQDISLRIEFGDRVVFTGGNGVGKSSLAKTLALIPGPASLLGTLRRGERFQAVYMDQKYQSVRPKLSVLQNILEENSAWTEEDARNHLGRFLFREEAVMKKAEVLSGGETARLALALVTSRPLDLLVLDEPTNNLDIETLEIIAAALQDFRGALIVISHNVRFLAQLGIGRAYKLADGRLRLMKHLPQEEEEFYAELAGEVR, from the coding sequence ATGCCCATACTCCTCGCCGCCAAAGAATTAGTAGTAGAACTGCAGCATAAGACCCTGTTTAAAGAGCTGTCGGTTTCGATCGCTCGTGGGGATCGCATTGGTCTCGTGGGTAAGAATGGAGAAGGTAAATCGACACTCCTCAAGATACTCGCCGGAGAACTAGAGCCGACTTCTGGTCGCGTTGTCTCTTCGGCTCGCGTTCATTATCTTCCTCAGCTCGATCTCACTCTCTTTGAGCGCGCTGATACTGTGGCGGATCTTGTTGCAAGTCGGAACGCCGAATTATCTTTAGTGCAAGCGGCGCTCCGCAGGCTCTTCTATCTGAGCATATCTCCGGAAAGGGAAGTAAGAACTCTCTCTGGCGGTGAGCTCGCCAAGCTTCTCATCGCAATAGGCGATGCTGATAATCCGGACTTGCTGCTTCTGGATGAGCCGACTAATCACCTCGATGTGGAGGGTCTTGAAGTGCTTAAGCGGTACCTCCTCAAGTTCCAAGGAGCGTTTGTTGTGGTTTCGCATGATCCGTTTTTCCTCGACCACGCCATCGCCTCTCTCTGGGAGATTGAAGATGGATGCTTGACCCGCTATGGAGGGAACTACTCCTACTATCAGGAGCAGAGGCGGCTTGCAGATGAAGCTCGTGGGCGTGACCTTGAGGCTGCGACTAAAAGCTTGAATAAGGCGCGCCGCGCTATCGAGGTGCGGGAGACTCGCGTCGCTCGAGCAACACGCGCAAGTAGAAGAGCGAAAAGCGAGCCGAGTCGGGATAAATTCGCTGAAGGGTTTTTCCAAGGAAAAGCGGAAGAGGGTGCGGGTCGACTGAAAAAGCGTCAGGAAAAAGCACTTGCAGAGAAGCAGGAGAAAATCTCCAATCTCACAAAAAAGAAGGTTAGGAAGGTGCACCTCGATCTTGAGACGGAATCTGACCTGTCAAAACGCATGCTGGTGAACGTTTCCGGTGGGGTATTGAGCGTTGCTGATACACCACTCCTTCAGGACATATCTCTGCGTATTGAGTTCGGCGATCGCGTCGTGTTCACGGGGGGAAACGGGGTGGGTAAAAGCTCTCTGGCGAAGACGCTCGCTCTTATTCCAGGCCCCGCTTCTTTATTGGGGACTCTTCGGAGAGGGGAGCGCTTCCAAGCTGTCTACATGGATCAGAAGTATCAATCTGTGAGACCGAAGCTATCGGTCCTCCAGAACATCCTGGAAGAGAATTCAGCCTGGACGGAAGAGGACGCTCGTAATCATCTCGGCAGGTTTCTCTTCCGAGAAGAAGCAGTGATGAAGAAGGCAGAGGTTTTGAGCGGGGGCGAGACGGCTCGCCTTGCGCTCGCGCTTGTTACCTCCCGCCCCCTTGATCTCCTGGTGCTTGATGAGCCGACTAATAATCTCGATATCGAAACGCTTGAGATCATTGCCGCGGCTCTCCAGGATTTTCGAGGGGCTCTGATCGTGATTTCGCACAACGTACGCTTCCTGGCGCAGCTTGGCATTGGTCGTGCTTATAAGCTCGCGGATGGACGGCTAAGACTCATGAAGCACCTGCCGCAAGAGGAGGAGGAGTTTTACGCCGAATTGGCGGGGGAGGTGCGGTAA
- a CDS encoding PCRF domain-containing protein: MSVEEKKARIEELEAAMQGADFWADKNKAQAAIKELQTLKAEAEGGSAYDKGGAVMTIFAGAGGDDAEDFARMLLAMYQAYIEKRGWGVRTLSSSENDHGGYRSITIEIDGKNIYGTLKNESGVHRLVRLSPFGAKALRQTSFAMVEVIPQFDKADKEALKEDEITIDFTRSGGPGGQNVNKRETAVRIVHLPTKLAVHVDSERSQAQNKEKGLVLLSAKLYKLREEERKSAESGLYVSKTTQAEWGNQIRSYVLHPYKLVKDHRTGVEAHDAEKILDGDLDAFLDAEHNL; encoded by the coding sequence ATGTCAGTCGAAGAGAAGAAGGCCCGCATAGAAGAACTCGAAGCCGCCATGCAGGGGGCGGATTTCTGGGCGGACAAGAATAAGGCGCAGGCTGCCATCAAGGAGCTGCAGACCCTCAAGGCGGAGGCTGAAGGCGGCAGTGCATATGATAAAGGCGGAGCAGTGATGACTATATTTGCGGGTGCAGGCGGGGATGATGCGGAGGACTTCGCCCGCATGCTTCTTGCCATGTATCAGGCCTACATTGAGAAGCGTGGCTGGGGCGTGCGCACGCTCTCCTCGAGCGAGAACGATCACGGCGGCTACCGCAGTATCACCATCGAGATCGACGGCAAGAATATCTACGGCACGCTCAAGAACGAATCCGGTGTGCATCGCTTAGTGCGCCTTTCTCCGTTCGGCGCTAAAGCTCTCCGCCAGACTTCTTTCGCTATGGTTGAGGTGATCCCGCAGTTTGATAAGGCGGATAAGGAAGCGCTCAAGGAGGATGAGATCACCATCGACTTCACCCGCTCGGGTGGCCCTGGGGGACAGAACGTGAACAAGAGGGAAACGGCGGTGCGTATCGTGCATCTCCCTACTAAACTAGCGGTGCACGTGGATTCGGAGCGCTCTCAGGCGCAGAACAAGGAGAAGGGCTTGGTACTTCTCTCCGCCAAGCTCTACAAACTACGTGAGGAAGAACGCAAGAGCGCGGAATCCGGCCTCTACGTGAGCAAGACCACGCAGGCGGAGTGGGGGAATCAGATCCGCTCCTACGTTCTCCACCCCTACAAACTGGTAAAAGACCATCGTACAGGCGTAGAAGCGCATGACGCGGAGAAAATTCTCGATGGAGACCTTGACGCATTCCTCGATGCAGAACACAATCTATAG
- the ftsE gene encoding cell division ATP-binding protein FtsE encodes MIYFEGVSKEYPTSGRVVDNVTLSIEPKEFVSIVGQSGAGKTTLLKMLLAEVKPSEGSVFFESTDIHTLRRSEINNLRRRIGTVFQDFRLLPNLTAYENIAFAMEAAGRTDEEIATDVPHVLDLVDLGNKMWNFPHELSGGEKQRVAIARAIINQPDVIIADEPTGNLDPVNTHDVVQILKKINDLGTTVILTTHNKGVIDSLGKRVIVLDNGKLVRDDKHGKYTM; translated from the coding sequence ATGATTTACTTTGAAGGAGTCTCAAAGGAATATCCGACGAGCGGCCGGGTGGTCGACAACGTCACGCTCTCCATCGAGCCTAAAGAGTTCGTTTCTATAGTCGGGCAGTCGGGCGCGGGTAAGACTACGCTCCTCAAGATGCTCCTTGCGGAGGTGAAGCCTTCCGAAGGATCCGTCTTCTTTGAGTCCACCGACATCCATACGCTCCGAAGGAGCGAGATCAACAATCTCCGCCGCCGCATCGGCACGGTCTTCCAGGATTTTAGGCTTCTGCCGAACCTGACTGCTTACGAGAACATCGCTTTCGCCATGGAGGCAGCGGGCCGCACGGACGAGGAGATCGCTACCGACGTCCCGCACGTGCTCGACCTGGTGGACCTCGGCAACAAGATGTGGAATTTCCCGCATGAGCTCTCTGGCGGGGAGAAGCAGAGGGTGGCGATCGCGCGTGCTATCATCAATCAGCCGGATGTCATCATCGCGGATGAGCCCACGGGGAACCTCGACCCGGTGAACACGCACGACGTAGTGCAGATCCTCAAGAAGATTAATGACCTTGGTACCACTGTCATTCTGACCACCCACAACAAGGGGGTGATCGATTCGCTAGGGAAGCGAGTCATCGTCCTTGATAACGGTAAGCTGGTGCGGGACGACAAGCACGGCAAGTACACGATGTAG
- a CDS encoding ABC transporter permease translates to MFFTKLKRVSRAGFVNFWRNSYVSVASVLVMTITLFVIGLLLFVGVVLNASLAELKDKVDINVYFLRSAAETDILAVKSGVEALPEVEKTEYISREQALAEFRERHKDDQLTIQALDELGENPLGAVINIKAREVSQYEGIAKFLESKNALSPGGTQIVDRINYAQNKLAIERLTRIIDAARTLGLTVIIIFGLISILITFNTIRLIVFMSREEISVMRLVGASSMYIRGPFVVEGFMYGVISGIVTLLIFWPLTSWLGPVTENFFSGVNVASYYWHNFFQILLIIMGSGIGLGVVSSYLAVRRYLKI, encoded by the coding sequence ATGTTTTTCACCAAACTAAAACGCGTTTCTCGGGCAGGTTTCGTCAATTTCTGGCGCAATAGCTATGTCTCCGTAGCTTCGGTCCTGGTGATGACCATCACTCTTTTTGTCATCGGCCTCTTACTCTTCGTCGGCGTGGTCCTGAATGCGTCCTTGGCTGAGCTCAAGGACAAGGTGGATATCAACGTCTACTTCCTGCGTTCTGCCGCAGAGACGGACATCCTGGCGGTGAAGAGCGGGGTAGAGGCCTTGCCTGAGGTGGAGAAGACCGAATACATCTCCCGCGAGCAGGCATTGGCAGAATTCCGTGAGCGCCACAAGGATGACCAGCTGACCATTCAGGCACTTGATGAATTGGGCGAGAACCCTCTTGGGGCAGTGATCAACATCAAGGCGAGGGAGGTTTCCCAGTACGAGGGTATCGCCAAGTTCCTGGAGAGCAAGAATGCACTCTCTCCTGGAGGAACCCAGATAGTAGATAGGATCAACTACGCTCAGAACAAGCTGGCCATCGAGCGCCTGACTCGTATCATCGATGCTGCTCGTACCCTCGGGCTCACAGTGATCATCATCTTCGGCCTCATTTCCATACTCATCACCTTCAATACCATTAGGCTCATCGTGTTCATGTCCCGGGAAGAGATCTCGGTCATGCGCCTGGTGGGAGCCTCCTCCATGTATATCCGCGGTCCTTTCGTGGTGGAGGGCTTCATGTACGGCGTCATCTCCGGTATCGTCACTCTGCTCATCTTCTGGCCGCTCACGAGCTGGTTGGGGCCCGTCACTGAGAACTTCTTCAGTGGAGTGAATGTGGCTTCCTACTACTGGCACAACTTCTTCCAGATCCTGCTCATAATCATGGGTTCGGGCATCGGCTTAGGGGTGGTGTCAAGCTATCTCGCGGTCCGTCGGTACCTTAAAATATAG
- a CDS encoding CTP synthase, whose translation MRKKHHKYIFVIGGVMSGVGKGIATSSIGKILQAKGFNVNPIKVDPYLNVDAGTMNPTEHGEVFVLKSGLETDQDMGNYERFMGLSLREEDYITSGMVYRAVIERERNLGYRGKCVEAIPHITDEITRRIEKAADMNGSNVSLIEVGGTVGDYQNALFMEAARVLKVRNPDDVLFVLVSYLPIPNKVGEMKTKPTQNAVRMLNSYGIQPDFIVARSEVALDKKRKEKIAIWCNVPVDRIVSAPDVESIYDVPLNFERDNLGDTILKALKIKKSGRKQSDLVEWQKFVTKIKTVESEVKIAIVGKYFDTGDFVLSDAYLSVIEAIKFSAWHLGKKPVITWLNAKDFEKGKDLSVLKEYDGVIVPGGFGETGIEGKLNAIRYVRENKIPFFGLCYGMQLAVVETARNILGLKDAHTVEINPKTKHPVIDVMPDQKQKIADKNYGGTMRLGSYLAVLKKGTIAHEAYGKELVEERHRHRYEVNPAYVEKIASSGMVFSGVSPDGRLMEIAELPREIHPFFLGTQAHPELQAQPLNPHPLFTEFIKASIAHGKGKTGSKTAKESVKVDVVQKEKVYI comes from the coding sequence ATGCGGAAGAAGCATCATAAGTATATTTTCGTAATCGGTGGCGTCATGTCCGGAGTGGGCAAGGGTATCGCCACCTCTTCCATCGGCAAGATTCTCCAGGCAAAGGGCTTCAATGTGAATCCCATCAAAGTCGACCCGTATTTAAACGTCGACGCAGGCACCATGAACCCCACCGAGCACGGTGAGGTTTTTGTTTTGAAGAGCGGGCTTGAGACCGACCAGGACATGGGTAACTACGAGCGCTTCATGGGTCTCTCGCTTCGCGAGGAGGACTACATCACGAGCGGTATGGTCTATCGCGCAGTGATTGAGCGGGAGCGGAACTTAGGCTATCGCGGCAAGTGCGTGGAGGCGATACCCCACATCACCGACGAGATCACTCGTCGTATCGAGAAGGCTGCGGACATGAATGGCTCTAACGTGTCCCTCATCGAAGTGGGTGGTACGGTGGGTGACTATCAGAACGCGCTCTTCATGGAAGCGGCGCGTGTCTTAAAGGTACGCAATCCCGACGATGTGCTCTTTGTCCTGGTGAGCTATCTCCCTATCCCCAACAAGGTGGGGGAGATGAAAACCAAGCCCACCCAGAACGCGGTGCGCATGCTCAACTCCTACGGCATCCAGCCGGACTTCATCGTCGCGCGTAGCGAAGTGGCGCTCGACAAGAAGCGAAAGGAGAAGATCGCCATCTGGTGCAACGTGCCGGTAGACCGCATCGTCTCGGCTCCCGATGTCGAGAGTATCTATGATGTCCCGCTCAACTTTGAGCGCGACAATCTGGGCGATACCATCCTCAAGGCGCTCAAGATCAAGAAATCCGGTCGTAAGCAGAGCGACCTCGTAGAGTGGCAGAAGTTTGTTACCAAGATCAAGACGGTGGAGAGCGAGGTGAAGATAGCTATTGTGGGCAAATACTTCGACACGGGTGATTTCGTTCTCTCGGATGCCTATCTCTCGGTGATCGAGGCCATCAAATTCTCTGCTTGGCACTTGGGCAAGAAGCCTGTTATTACCTGGCTCAATGCCAAGGATTTTGAGAAAGGGAAGGATCTCTCTGTGCTCAAGGAGTATGACGGTGTCATCGTGCCGGGCGGTTTCGGCGAAACGGGCATTGAAGGGAAGCTAAACGCCATCCGCTACGTGCGTGAGAACAAGATTCCGTTCTTTGGGCTCTGCTACGGCATGCAGCTCGCGGTGGTAGAGACTGCCCGCAATATCCTCGGCCTCAAGGATGCGCACACGGTGGAGATAAATCCCAAGACCAAGCATCCGGTCATCGACGTGATGCCGGATCAGAAGCAGAAGATTGCGGACAAGAACTATGGCGGCACCATGCGCCTCGGCTCATATCTCGCGGTTCTCAAGAAGGGCACCATCGCGCACGAAGCCTATGGCAAGGAATTGGTGGAGGAGCGGCATCGCCATCGCTATGAAGTGAACCCTGCCTACGTTGAAAAAATCGCTTCTTCTGGTATGGTGTTCTCCGGTGTCTCGCCCGACGGAAGACTGATGGAAATCGCGGAATTGCCGCGCGAGATCCACCCCTTCTTCCTTGGTACGCAGGCGCATCCCGAGCTCCAGGCGCAGCCCTTGAATCCTCACCCACTCTTCACTGAGTTCATCAAGGCATCGATTGCGCACGGGAAGGGGAAAACTGGGAGCAAGACAGCCAAGGAGAGTGTTAAGGTGGACGTAGTGCAGAAAGAGAAGGTCTACATCTAA